The sequence TGATAACCCTACGAAAGTAGGGATTTGGGGGAAGTCAAAGAATTAAGGGGCGATATAACTATATAGATATCGCGAGACTGTCTTCTTAGCTATGCAAAAGACTGGTATTAAGCGCAATGAGCTCTGCAAGTGAGCGAAGGCGTAACTTATACATCACTTCAGATTTGTATTCTTTGACGGTTGGTAGTGAAATTCCTAACTCATCTACCAGCTCTTTATTGCCATACCCTTTTGCCAACAGCTCAAAGACTTGACGTTCACGCGGTGATAGCGTTTTGAGAGCCTCAGTGAGTTGAGACTTGCGAATCAGTTCCTGCATCGCATTGGTATCTTGCTCGATGGCTCTAGCGACCGTACTTAAGAAAGCTTCCCGGCTAAAGGGCTTTAGCAAGAAATCAAACGCGCCATTTTTAAAGGCTTTGACAATTTGCTCATCTGAGCTTT comes from Polynucleobacter paneuropaeus and encodes:
- a CDS encoding response regulator transcription factor, whose protein sequence is MNSKKYIFLVEDDDELRSDLERALQFCGYTIFSFASPEQFLLEFKPLVPAVLITDMRMPKQSGIQLQAELIDKGHKIPIIFISGESSDEQIVKAFKNGAFDFLLKPFSREAFLSTVARAIEQDTNAMQELIRKSQLTEALKTLSPRERQVFELLAKGYGNKELVDELGISLPTVKEYKSEVMYKLRLRSLAELIALNTSLLHS